From Anopheles coluzzii chromosome 3, AcolN3, whole genome shotgun sequence, the proteins below share one genomic window:
- the LOC120959256 gene encoding epidermal growth factor receptor, producing MPMMRGYSTRLTGPVGPVAVLVVVLLLVALLPVPARANYELYRQHRQRQQMERQTQMRHHEEKKSEFVKGKICIGTNGRMSVPANREYHYKNLRDRYTNCTYVDGNLEITWIQNITDLNFLQHIREVTGYVLISHIDLPQVILPRLQIIRGRTTFKLNKWEEAYGLFVSFSHMNTLELPALRDILGGSVGFFNNYNLCHMKSINWEEILSAPQTSMQYTFNFSSPERVCPPCHPSCEVGCWGEGAHNCQRFSKLNCSPQCSQGRCFGPKPRECCHLFCAGGCTGPTQSDCLACKNFYDDGVCKQECPPMQIYNPTNYFWEPNPDGKYAYGATCVRKCPEHLLKDNGACVRKCPKGKMPQNSECVPCKGVCPKTCPGEGIVHSDNIGNYKDCTIIEGSLEILDQSFDGFQQVYTNFSFGPRYIKIDPDRLEVFSTVKEITGFINIQAHHPNFTTLNYFRNLEVVGGRQLKENLFASVYIVKTSLKSLELKSLKRVNSGSIVILENSDLCFVEDIDWSEIKKSSDHEVMVQKNRNATECHEEGMECSEQCSKAGCWGKGPEQCLECKNVKYKGKCLDSCKSLPRLYSVDSKTCGDCHQECKDFCYGPNEDNCGSCMNVKDGRFCVAECPTTKHAMNGTCINCHKTCVGCRGPRDTIAPDGCISCDKAIIGSDAKIERCLMKDESCPDGYYSDYVLQEEGPLKQLSGKAVCRKCHPRCKKCTGYGFHEQFCQECTGYKKGEQCEDECPQDFYANEETRICLPCHQECRGCHGLGDDHCDECRNLKLFEGDPYDNATTFTCVSNCPASHPYKRFPQEAGKIGPYCSADSMQSGLRIEPQTQVKIVMGSVMALILLCVVFGIAFVLFSRHKNKKDAVKMTMALAGCEDSEPLRPSNVGPNLTKLRIIKEAEIRRGGVLGMGAFGRVFKGVWMPEGESVKIPVAIKVLMEMSGSESSKEFLEEAYIMASVEHPNLLKLLAVCMTSQMMLITQLMPLGCLLDYVRNNKDKIGSKALLNWSTQIARGMAYLEERRLVHRDLAARNVLVQTPSCVKITDFGLAKLLDFDSDEYRAAGGKMPIKWLALECIRHRVFTSKSDVWAFGITIWELLTYGARPYENVPAKDVPELIEIGHKLPQPDICSLDVYCILLSCWVLDADARPTFKQLAETFAEKARDPGRYLMIPGDKFMRLPSYTNQDEKDLIRTLAPVAMAAAAAAAAAGASNVDVPSTIAETDEYLQPKTRPSIMLPGPSAVEPSDEMPKSLRYCKDPLKPDDETDGHGKEVGVGGIRLNLPLDEDDYLMPTCQSQNQSTPGYMDLIGVPASVDNPEYLMGSTQAIAGLAQGSMGPHTPPPPNTPNGMPTHQHSQIQLQPIQQPLQTLQHQYQQQLQQQQQQQQQLQQHQQHQLQHHHQPQLSQSSHHSSSSHGGPTPSIISHTPSLSSASGSIGPKSAEQPGAAAGLHHQQPSSPPTQTIGIPLSPTETEATSSEHEYYNDLQRELIPLHRNETTV from the exons TATGCATCGGTACGAATGGGCGGATGTCGGTGCCGGCGAACCGCGAGTATCATTACAAAAATTTGCGCGACCGCTACACCAACTGCACGTACGTGGACGGCAATCTGGAGATCACCTGGATCCAGAACATCACCGATCTGAACTTTCTCCAGCACATCCGCGAGGTGACCGGGTACGTGCTGATCAGCCATATCGATCTGCCGCAGGTGATACTGCCCCGGCTGCAGATCATCCGCGGCCGGACCACCTTCAAGCTGAACAAGTGGGAGGAAGCGTACGGGCTGTTTGTGTCGTTCTCGCACATGAATACGCTGGAGCTGCCGGCACTGCGCGACATTCTCGGCGGGTCGGTCGGGTTCTTCAACAACTACAATCTGTGCCACATGAAGTCGATCAACTGGGAGGAGATACTGTCGGCACCGCAGACGAGCATGCAGTATACGTTTAACTTTTCGTCGCCCGAACGGGTGTGCCCTCCGTGTCATCCGTCGTGTGAGGTGGGATGCTGGGGAGAGGGCGCACACAACTGTCAGCGGTTTAGCAAGCTGAACTGTTCGCCGCAGTGCTCGCAGGGACGCTGTTTTGGGCCGAAACCTAGGGAATGTTGCCATCTGTTCTGTGCCGGCGGTTGTACCGGTCCGACCCAGTCTGACTGTTTGGCGTGCAAGAACTTCTACGACGATGGCGTCTGCAAGCAGGAGTGTCCACCGATGCAGAT ATATAATCCAACAAACTACTTCTGGGAACCGAACCCGGACGGGAAGTACGCATACGGTGCGACCTGCGTGCGGAAATGTCCCGAGCATCTACTCAAAGACAacggtgcgtgtgtgagaaagTGTCCGAAAGGGAAGATGCCACAAAACAGTGAGTGTGTACCGTGTAAGGGCGTTTGTCCAAAGACTTGCCCCGgcgaaggcatcgtgcactcgGACAACATTGGCAACTACAAAGACTGTACGATCATTGAGGGATCGCTCGAGATTCTGGACCAATCGTTCGATGGGTTCCAGCAGGTGTACACGAACTTCTCGTTCGGCCCGCGGTACATCAAGATCGATCCGGATCGGCTGGAGGTGTTTTCCACGGTGAAGGAGATTACGGGTTTCATCAACATTCAGGCACACCATCCGAACTTTACCACGCTCAACTACTTCCGCAATCTGGAGGTGGTCGGTGGCCGTCAGCTCAAGGAGAATCTGTTTGCCTCGGTGTACATTGTGAAG ACATCACTGAAATCGCTAGAACTGAAGTCACTCAAGCGCGTCAACTCGGGCTCGATCGTGATACTGGAGAATAGCGATCTATGCTTCGTGGAGGACATTGACTGGAGCGAAATCAAGAAGAGCTCGGATCACGAGGTGATGGTGCAGAAGAATCGTAACGCTACCGAATGTC ATGAAGAAGGAATGGAATGTTCGGAGCAATGTTCCAAGGCTGGTTGCTGGGGTAAAGGACCAGAACAGTGCTTGGAGTGTAAGAACGTTAAGTACAAAGGAAAGTGTTTGGATAGTTGCAAGAGCTTGCCAAG ACTGTACTCAGTGGACTCAAAGACTTGCGGTGACTGTCACCAGGAATGTAAAGACTTCTGCTACGGCCCGAACGAGGACAACTGTGGCTCGTGTATGAATGTGAAGGATGGTCGATTCTGTGTGGCAGAGTGTCCCACCACGAAGCATGCGATGAACGGGACCTGCATCAACTGTCACAAGACGTGCGTTGGATGTCGTGGTCCGCGGGATACGATCGCACCGGACGGTTGCATCTCGTGCGATAAGGCAATCATTGGTAGTGATGCGAAGATTGAGCGCTGCCTGATGAAGGATGAATCTTGTCCAG ATGGCTACTACAGTGACTACGTACTCCAAGAGGAAGGCCCTCTGAAGCAACTGTCCGGCAAGGCGGTCTGCCGCAAGTGTCATCCGCGCTGCAAAAAGTGCACCGGCTACGGGTTCCACGAACAGTTCTGCCAGGAGTGTACCGGCTACAAGAAGGGCGAACAGTGCGAGGATGAATGTCCGCAAGACTTCTACGCGAACGAAGAGACACGCATCTGTCTGCCCTGCCATCAGGAGTGTCGCGGCTGTCACGGACTCGGGGACGATCACTGCGACGAATGTCGCAATCTGAAGCTGTTCGAGGGCGATCCATACGATAACGCAACCACGTTTACGTGCGTTTCCAACTGTCCGGCGTCGCACCCGTACAAACGGTTCCCTCAGGAGGCGGGCAAGATTGGACCGTACTGCTCAGCTGACTCCATGCAGAGTGGGCTGCGCATTGAGCCGCAAACGCAGGTCAAGATTGTGATGGGCAGTGTAATGGCGCTGATACTGCTGTGTGTAGTATTCGGTATTGCGTTTGTACTGTTCAGCCGACACAAGAACAAGAAGGATGCGGTTAAGATGACGATGGCACTGGCGGGCTGTGAAGATTCGGAACCATTGCGACCATCGAACGTTGGGCCTAACCTAACGAAGCTGCGCATTATTAAGGAGGCGGAGATACGGCGTGGTGGTGTGCTCGGGATGGGAGCTTTTGGACGCGTGTTTAAGGGCGTTTGGATGCCGGAGGGTGAGAGTGTGAAGATTCCGGTCGCGATCAAGGTGCTGATGGAGATGTCGGGCTCGGAGTCAAGCAAAGAGTTCCTGGAGGAGGCGTACATTATGGCGTCGGTGGAGCATCCGAATCTGCTGAAGCTGTTGGCAGTGTGTATGACCTCGCAGATGATGTTGATCACGCAGCTGATGCCGCTGGGCTGTTTGTTGGATTATGTGCGCAACAATAAGGACAAGATTGGTTCGAAGGCACTACTCAACTGGTCGACACAGATCGCTCGCGGTATGGCGTATCTGGAGGAGCGACGACTTGTACATCGTGATCTTGCCGCGCGTAATGTGCTCGTGCAAACACCTTCCTGTGTGAAAATCACCGACTTTGGTTTGGCAAAGTTGCTTGACTTCGATTCGGACGAGTATCGGGCGGCCGGTGGCAAGATGCCGATCAAGTGGCTGGCCCTGGAATGCATCCGTCATCGCGTCTTCACCAGCAAGAGTGACGTATGGGCGTTCGGTATAACGATCTGGGAGCTGCTAACGTACGGCGCTCGTCCCTATGAGAACGTGCCCGCGAAAGACGTCCCCGAGCTAATTGAAATCGGCCACAAGCTACCACAACCGGACATCTGCTCGCTGGACGTGTACTGCATACTACTCTCCTGCTGGGTGCTGGATGCGGACGCTCGACCCACCTTCAAGCAGCTGGCCGAAACGTTCGCCGAGAAGGCGCGCGACCCGGGACGGTACCTGATGATCCCGGGCGATAAGTTTATGCGCCTCCCGTCCTACACCAACCAGGACGAGAAGGATCTGATACGCACGCTCGCGCCGGTCGCGATGGctgcggcggcagcggcagccgcCGCCGGTGCCTCCAACGTGGACGTGCCGAGCACGATCGCCGAAACGGACGAGTACCTGCAGCCAAAGACGAGACCGTCGATCATGTTACCGGGACCGTCGGCGGTCGAACCGTCGGACGAGATGCCCAAGTCACTGCGCTACTGCAAGGATCCGCTCAAGCCGGACGACGAGACGGACGGGCACGGTAAGGAGGTCGGTGTCGGTGGTATCCGGCTCAATCTGCCGCTCGACGAGGACGACTACCTGATGCCAACCTGCCAAAGCCAAAACCAGTCCACGCCGGGCTACATGGATCTGATCGGTGTGCCGGCGAGCGTCGACAATCCCGAGTATCTGATGGGATCGACGCAAGCGATTGCCGGACTGGCGCAAGGGTCGATGGGCCCACatacaccaccgccaccgaacACGCCGAACGGTATGCCCACACATCAGCACTCTCAGATTCAGCTGCAGCCGATACAGCAACCGCTGCAGACGCTGCAACATcagtaccagcagcagttgcagcaacagcaacagcaacagcaacagcttcaacagcatcaacagcatcaactacaacaccatcatcagccaCAACTGTCCCAATCCTCTCACCACTCGTCTTCTTCGCACGGCGGTCCCACCCCTTCCATCATCAGCCATACGCCGTCGCTCAGCAGCGCTAGCGGCAGCATCGGACCAAAGTCGGCCGAACAGCCCGGAGCTGCCGCCGGTCTGCACCATCAGCAGCCATCGTCGCCGCCGACGCAAACGATCGGCATCCCGCTGTCACCGACGGAGACGGAGGCGACCTCCTCCGAGCACGAGTACTACAACGATCTGCAGCGCGAGCTGATACCGCTGCACCGTAACGAAACGACTGTCTGA